One Sebastes umbrosus isolate fSebUmb1 chromosome 6, fSebUmb1.pri, whole genome shotgun sequence DNA window includes the following coding sequences:
- the gnai3 gene encoding guanine nucleotide-binding protein G(i) subunit alpha, with translation MGCTISAEDKAAVERSKMIDKNLREDREKSSREVKLLLLGAGESGKSTIVKQMKIIHEDGYSEEECKQYKVVVYSNTIQSIMAIIRAMGRLKIEFGDGSRADDARQLFVLASSAEEGVMPPELTGVIRRLWSDAGVQTCFDRSREYQLNDSAAYYLNDLDRICQPSYVPTQQDVLRTRVKTTGIVETHFTFKDLYFKMFDVGGQRSERKKWIHCFEGVTSIIFCVALSDYDLVLAEDEEMNRMHESMKLFDSICNNKWFTLTSIILFLNKKDLFEEKIGRSPLTICYPEYPGGSSYDDTATYIQNQFEDLNKRKDTKEIYTHFTCATDTKNVQFVFDAVTDVIIKINLREVGLY, from the exons ATGGGCTGCACGATCAGCGCCGAGGACAAAGCTGCGGTGGAGAGGAGTAAAATGATTGATAAAAACCTgcgagaggacagagagaagtCCTCCAGGGAAGTGAAACTGCTTCTGCTCG GTGCTGGGGAATCTGGGAAAAGCACAATAGTAAAGCAGATGAA AATCATCCATGAAGATGGCTACTCAGAAGAGGAGTGCAAGCAGTACAAAGTGGTGGTGTACAGCAACACCATCCAGTCCATCATGGCCATCATCAGGGCCATGGGCCGGTTAAAGATCGAGTTTGGAGATGGCTCACGGGCG GACGACGCCCGCCAGCTGTTTGTCCTGGCGAGCTCGGCGGAGGAAGGGGTGATGCCGCCAGAGCTGACTGGCGTGATTCGGAGGCTGTGGAGCGACGCCGGAGTTCAGACGTGCTTCGATCGATCACGAGAGTATCAGCTCAACGACTCTGCCGCATA CTACCTGAATGACTTGGACAGGATCTGTCAGCCGAGCTACGTCCCGACGCAGCAGGATGTGCTGCGTACGCGTGTGAAGACCACCGGCATCGTGGAAACTCACTTCACCTTCAAAGATCTCTACTTCAA gatGTTTGATGTCGGGGGTCAGCGCTCGGAGAGGAAGAAGTGGATCCATTGTTTTGAGGGAGTCACGTCTATCATTTTCTGCGTAGCGCTCAGTGACTACGACCTCGTCTTGGCTGAGGATGAGGAGATG AACCGGATGCATGAGAGCATGAAGCTCTTCGACTCCATCTGCAACAACAAGTGGTTCACGCTCACCTCCATCATCCTCTTCCTCAACAAGAAGGACTTGTTTGAAGAGAAGATCGGCAGGAGTCCGCTCACTATCTGCTACCCCGAATACCCCG GTGGGAGCTCATACGACGACACTGCAACTTACATCCAGAACCAGTTTGAGGACTTAAACAAACGAAAGGACACCAAGGAGATCTACACCCACTTCACTTGTGCCACAGACACCAAGAATGTGCAGTTTGTGTTCGACGCCGTCACCGACGTCATCATCAAGATCAACCTGAGGGAGGTCGGGCTCTACTAA